The following proteins are encoded in a genomic region of Corticium candelabrum chromosome 19, ooCorCand1.1, whole genome shotgun sequence:
- the LOC134195162 gene encoding uncharacterized protein LOC134195162 codes for MDRKRILKRLRTIRIVFLVLAAVARGILGGELMYIILDGHFTSMCWFHADMEACTLASIASTLLLIVSGSFLLLDVLGGLDVVVRGFVAKVALFVDGLLIGQLVFIFLGAFLYTLVQWIRTVVDWPYITLDDDKHVCPESDDCSIPVHVHYCAMILLVIFITNLCLLTLQFFTIKKALACIEIANDAG; via the exons ATGGATCGCAAACGAATTCTGAAGCGCTTGAGAACGATACGAATCGTTTTCCTG GTGTTGGCGGCTGTTGCGCGAGGGATACTCGGTGGAGAGTTGATGTACATCATTTTGGACGGTCATTTTACTTCCATGTGTTGGTTCCACGCAGACATGGAAGCGTGTACGTTGGCCAGCATAGCATCCACTCTGTTGTTGATTGTGTCCGGTTCTTTTCTATTACTGGATGTACTGGGTGGACTAGATGTTGTAGTGCGTGGATTTGTGGCGAAGGTTGCGCTGTTTGTTGATGGACTGCTGATTGGGCAGTTGGTGTTCATCTTTCTGGGTGCGTTCTTGTATACACTCGTGCAGTGGATTCGAACTGTGGTGGACTGGCCTTATATCACACTGGACGATGACAAACATGTCTGTCCTGAATCGGATGATTGCAGTATACCTGTTCATGTTCACTATTGTGCTATGATACTGTTGGTCATTTTCATCACGAACTTATGTCTGCTG acCTTGCAGTTCTTCACAATCAAGAAGGCTCTTGCTTGTATTGAAATAGCGAATGATGCAGGTTGA